A genomic region of Geothermobacter hydrogeniphilus contains the following coding sequences:
- a CDS encoding carboxyl transferase domain-containing protein gives MSILKSSLQPESEDFRRNAEVLRAQVADLREKVARIKLGGGERAREKHLARGKLLPRERIRQLLDVGSPFLEFSQFAAWDMYDGKVAAGGVITGIGRVSGRECLIIANDATVKGGSYLPLTVKKHVRAQEIAEQNHLPCIYLVDSGGAFLPLQEDVFPDRDHFGRIFYNQARMSSKGIPQIAVVMGSCTAGGAYVPAMADESIIVRQQGTIFLGGPPLVKAATGEVVSAEDLGGADVHCRTSGVTDHYAANDAHALGLARKIVANLNRVKRPSLALREPVEPLYPAEEIYGLIPTDSRKPFDVREVIARIVDGSEFDEFKKLYGETLVCGFAHIFGYPVGIVANNGILFSESAQKGAHFIELCSQRGIPLVFLQNVTGFMVGSKYEAGGIAKDGAKMVTAVACAAVPKFTVLIGGSFGAGNYGMCGRAYSPRMLWMWPNARISVMGGEQAAGVLAQVKRDGLEARGEEWSAEEEEAFKQPIREQYDCQGHPYYASARLWDDGIIDPAETRMVLGLGISAALNAPVEATRFGVFRM, from the coding sequence ATGAGTATTCTCAAGAGTTCATTACAGCCTGAATCAGAGGATTTTCGTCGCAACGCCGAGGTGCTGCGCGCCCAGGTTGCGGATCTGCGCGAGAAGGTGGCGCGGATCAAGCTGGGCGGCGGCGAGCGGGCGCGGGAGAAGCACCTGGCCCGCGGCAAACTGCTGCCGCGTGAACGGATCCGCCAGTTGCTTGATGTCGGTTCGCCGTTTCTCGAATTTTCCCAGTTCGCCGCCTGGGACATGTACGACGGCAAGGTCGCGGCCGGTGGAGTGATCACCGGTATCGGCCGGGTTTCCGGTCGGGAATGCCTGATTATCGCCAACGATGCGACGGTCAAGGGCGGTTCCTACCTGCCGCTGACGGTCAAGAAGCATGTCCGGGCCCAGGAGATCGCCGAGCAGAACCATCTGCCCTGCATCTATCTGGTCGATTCGGGCGGGGCCTTCCTGCCTCTGCAGGAAGACGTCTTTCCAGACCGGGACCATTTCGGACGGATTTTTTACAACCAGGCCAGGATGTCCTCCAAGGGCATCCCGCAGATCGCCGTGGTGATGGGCTCCTGCACCGCCGGGGGCGCCTATGTCCCGGCGATGGCGGACGAAAGCATCATCGTCCGGCAGCAGGGCACCATCTTTCTCGGTGGTCCGCCGCTGGTCAAGGCGGCCACCGGCGAAGTGGTCAGCGCCGAGGATCTCGGCGGCGCCGATGTGCACTGCCGCACCTCCGGGGTGACCGACCATTACGCCGCCAACGACGCCCACGCGCTCGGTCTGGCCCGGAAGATCGTTGCCAATCTCAACCGGGTCAAGCGCCCTTCGCTGGCGTTGCGCGAACCGGTCGAACCGCTCTACCCGGCCGAGGAGATCTATGGACTGATTCCGACCGACAGCCGCAAGCCCTTCGATGTCCGCGAAGTGATCGCCCGTATTGTCGACGGGTCGGAGTTCGATGAATTCAAGAAGCTCTACGGTGAAACCCTGGTCTGCGGGTTCGCTCACATCTTCGGCTACCCGGTCGGCATCGTCGCCAACAACGGCATCCTCTTCTCCGAATCGGCGCAGAAGGGTGCTCACTTCATCGAGTTGTGCAGCCAGCGCGGCATCCCGCTGGTGTTTCTGCAGAACGTCACCGGCTTCATGGTCGGCAGCAAGTACGAGGCCGGCGGCATCGCCAAGGACGGGGCCAAGATGGTGACCGCGGTTGCCTGCGCGGCGGTACCTAAGTTCACGGTACTGATCGGCGGCAGTTTCGGGGCCGGCAACTACGGCATGTGCGGTCGTGCCTACAGCCCGCGCATGCTCTGGATGTGGCCCAACGCGCGCATCTCGGTGATGGGCGGCGAACAGGCCGCCGGGGTGCTGGCCCAGGTCAAGCGGGACGGGTTGGAGGCCCGCGGCGAGGAGTGGAGCGCCGAGGAGGAAGAGGCCTTCAAACAGCCGATCCGTGAACAGTACGATTGCCAGGGACATCCCTACTACGCCAGCGCCCGTCTCTGGGATGACGGCATCATCGACCCTGCCGAAACCCGCATGGTACTGGGCCTGGGGATCTCGGCGGCGCTCAACGCGCCGGTTGAAGCAACCCGCTT